In the Cytophagia bacterium CHB2 genome, one interval contains:
- a CDS encoding NirD/YgiW/YdeI family stress tolerance protein: MSKLGVFLFVGVMFGLSQTGASQFVSDSTNVQTVAAIKQMDDNAWFTLEGHIVKQVREEKYIFRDQSGEIEVEIDNDKWKGRKVDPGTKVRIAGKVEKEWLRSMEVEVKRIELVDGEIKAQDGSSPAR, encoded by the coding sequence ATGAGCAAGCTTGGCGTATTCCTATTTGTTGGGGTTATGTTCGGTTTGTCGCAGACCGGTGCGAGCCAATTCGTGAGCGATTCGACAAACGTGCAAACCGTTGCCGCCATAAAGCAAATGGATGATAATGCCTGGTTCACTCTGGAAGGGCACATTGTGAAGCAAGTTCGCGAAGAGAAGTATATCTTTCGCGATCAAAGCGGAGAGATCGAGGTCGAGATCGACAACGACAAGTGGAAAGGCCGCAAGGTTGATCCAGGCACCAAAGTCCGCATCGCAGGTAAGGTCGAGAAAGAGTGGTTAAGATCGATGGAAGTGGAAGTCAAACGCATCGAGTTGGTCGACGGCGAGATAAAAGCACAGGATGGTTCTAGCCCAGCCCGCTAG